The segment TACAGGGGATGAAAATATGAACGGAGCCGGTCATATTCATTCTCCTTTTTACCACTGGTCCTGCCGTCTGTCCCACGGGTGAGCATTTATTTCCGTCAGACCCTATAGTCTGTTGGAGGAGAAACTGGACAGCTGATCATTCTGCGAGCCCTATGGTCTGGGCCTGAGCCATCCTGTGACCTACCTTCTGTGCCCTCGTTGCCTGTGGGATGCTGCCCACTGCAGCAGACTGGAGACTTCACGTCTTCAGGGACCCCTACACAGCGGCCAAGATGGCTGCACTGAACGCAACAGCGCCGTGGATTCGCTCTTCCAGTGTAGCCTGTCTTCCACGGCGTCTTACGAGGCCGCTCCGGGCTTAGGTCGCTGCTGCGGGACCCCGAAGCCGGCCTCGCTGCGTAACGCGGAGCTGGCGCGCCATCAAGCGCGCACGGGGTGGCTGCTGTTCTGGGGACAGTGAGAAGTGACTACCCGGAGAGGAGACTCTCTAAAACCTCCCGAGCGCCGCCTCGAGAAACTCCTCTGCCCCAGAAGGGGCACTGCCCATGCGAACCCTCCCTATttccaaatgagatcagcccctgtaACCTGTGCTGGGCATCTTTGATTGACCAGCTGTACTTGATGAGGTTGTAAATGTTTAAATCTCTGTCACTGGGTAGAAAAACCCACCTATACCCCAAGGGAACGGAGCTAGCTGCGCAAGGGGGGAGCCTTGGCCCTTCCCCTTGGCCGGCTCTTAGAGGAGACCCCCCGCAGCACAGGAGCTATTGGGCTGGGGCTCCCGCATGCCCGCCCAAAGGGGCAGCTCCATGCCGGAGTTCCAGCGTGGGGAGGGGGCGCTCCCCGAGCCCCTAGGCCAGGCAGCAGCGCCCTCTGCCAGCCGTAAGCCGAGCCCTTCCCCCGGAGCACCTCGCCTCCCACGTCTCCTCTGCCCCGGGACAGGCGCCCTTCACCGGAGAGGGGGCCTGTCCCTCGGCCCCCTTATTAGAAAAATTCCGGTTGcgccccttgggggggggggttgaagagTGGAACTTGCTGTACCCAGGTAATGTCAAAACGCACCAAGGGAAAACTGGAgtatggggggcgggggttacGCGGATCGCTTTTATTACATAGACATGTCAGCCGCTATTTCAACCACAGACACGATGCCGGGGTCTCTCTAAAGGGCTGTAGAAAGCCTTTTGCCGTGGAATTAAAAGAACTGCATTGTTACCACGTGTTCGGGGGCTTTTCCTGTAGCCAGGAGGGCAGGGCTGCTGTTGAACAACGATTCAGttggaatgggggggggaggatctTTATTAATTCAGTATTAACCCCCGCCCCTCCATTACAGCGGTCCTCCCTCGAGCCGGGCGGGAGGCGCAGGGGTGGAAATGGGTGTCCCGCAGAAGAACGAACGCCTCCCGCATTGGCCAGCGCTCCTGCGTTTACTGGGGGGTGCTTAACCCACGCAGCGCTGGGTCGGGGAGTGTCTTCCCCCTTTAGAGCAGGGGGTCAGTAAAGCCCCTGCTGGCTGGCGGGCGCACCCCGGGCAgcgcagagctgctggccaggctcCACCCTACCGCCGCTCGGCCCAGCGCTGAGGATCCGGGGCTGGGTTCTGCAGCCAGCCCGCTCCTGCACTTGTGAGAGCTCTGCCCGACAGAGGGCTGAAGGATCGGCCCATCCAGCTCTTCGAGGCTGggattccccctcctccccaggacCCGTAAGTGCCTCGACTCTGCTTTTATCCCCCGACAACCCCCGGGCACTCTCGCTTTACTGCGTCTTCCCCCCGCCTTCGGCTGCACAGCGGCTCCTTCCTTTGCTGCCTCCCGCCCCTCCGAGCGTGCAGGCTCCAGCGATGTTCCTGGATGCTCTGACAGTCCCGTGATAGGGGGGCAGCCAACCGGGCTACCTTCTCCGCCCCCTTTTCGGGGCGGCCCTGGCTGGCTGTCCccgcctcttcctccccctccacccccggatTTCTACATCCATTCGCTGATTTCTACAGCCAAAGCTAAAACGGAACGTCAAGCTAGCCACGTGGGAGGGCTTTGAAAGGAGAAGCTTCTGCGCCATTGATTCCCTTTGTCAGCGAATGGGGAGCCTGAGACTGTGAGAGCAGTAAAGACCCCCAAGAAGAGCCTATGGGGAGCTTGAAGCTGTATGAGCGTGCACACTGCTGTTAATGTAAAGGGGTTAGCAGAGCCTTGCTGGGCCTGGAAAATGGAGACGGATTTGCTTTAGAAGAGCTGGGAtcagtggtttttgttttttaaaatgaggaatatgTTTAAatacatgttgactcttctctaGGACTTTTCAGACTGAAGTAACACACCTTTCTTGAAGATGATGACAAATGGCCATGCAGATCCTGCTTTTCCAGTCTCTGTGTGGAGGCAGCAAGGACatgtggtgaaatcctggcccttttgaagccagtggcaaaactcccagtgacttcagtaaggccaggatttcacccagacaTGCCAGATGTATACAAAGATATTTGCAAGATATCCTAAAACATTCTGTAGACAGGCTGCTCATCATCCATGGTTTCATTGGGAACAGAAGCAGGGAGTTATGCTGCAACGTTTGAGTCAATTTTCCAGGGAGAGAATTGCTATGACAATCAAACGTGTCCTCCTTGCTCATCACAGGTTTATGAAAAGAGGGACTGGAGTCAGATTTTCCAGGTATGACTTTGCCTAGAGTGTGATCTAGACACACACAGGGCAAAATCGCATACATGCATAATTCCCCTCCCAACTCCGCCAGGATAATTTTGAACCAGTTGACCTATATGGATATACACACTACATCTAACTGATTCAGCAGTATCCTTGACCCTCTTCACTGTCCGTGTCTACAAATGCAAAGTCGCATCAAATGAAACCCTAGTCCCCCTTAGGCACACTCCTGtgtactccccccccccccccagagtaaATTTGGCTACTCTCACGTTACTTTCAAATTCCATGGAAaaattccattcacttcagtggcgGCAAGATCTAGCCCAAAGATTACCCCAGTTGCTTAATTCGGAAATAGGTTTTTATTCTCCCCCCGCTCCCACTGATGTCCTGTCTAAGTATAGATACATAGAGTTAAACTTTAATATAGATCGTTATTAAACCTATAGTGTGACACTCCGACGTGCTCCCAGAAGAACCGGCGTATAATTTCCGCGGAGCTCGTATACgaagtcctggccccactgaagtcaataggaggttttccactgattccagtgaggccaggatttcacctataaCTGCTTGTAGAGGCGCCTTTGTTGTAAGTGCTGCGCCATTCATAGAATGAGGTGCGTTTAATCTGGAAAAGTACTGAGGTCTCCACCCCTTCTGGGTAATAAAGGCACTCCTAATACACGCATGCGCCCTCCCCTTTTGTCAAAACGGTGTAAGTCATTCCTAGGCACCGCAACCCACAGCTCTTTGAGATTCATATGAAGCTCCCCTCCCTAGAGGGCTCTACATGCTGTCGGGGAGTTCAGCACATTCATAGCAAGACAAAGGCTTGTGCTGACTTCTGTATCCTGTGAGGGAGGGCTGGGACAATGTGACTTCAGGACATTGCACCTGATGGACCCTTGCACCTGCTCACTTCAATAGTTTTTTGCACCATGTGAGGAAACGCGAGCGGAGTCcgatcctacaaggtgctgaacGCCCCCCAACTCCGTTAACTTTAAGAGGGGTTGCGGGCGCTCATCaccttgcaagattgggccctgcGTGGCCTGATTTTGAATAGTGCTCTCATCTCCCATACCGAGCAACGGGGACGGTAGCGGACGAGCACTTTGCGAGATCAGCCCCTTCCAGCTGagccctttttcttttcttttcttttcttttctttaaagtaaCCTCCAGTCCTGGGTTTTTCTCCGTAGGGTTCCGCGGTTTAAACTGCCGCTGAACAGTGGGGACGGAAGGACCTGAATGAGTTAAGTAGCGCTCGAGTATCCAAAATGCTTTCAGGATTTTCTTGCTGTGAGAACTTGGAGCAAAGGATGACCGTGAAAGTCTTGCCGGAGTTACAACTGAGGAAGCTGCACGCGCGTTGCCGTGTGCGGTGGCGTTCCCTAGCGCCTCGACTGCAGAATAAGATCCCGAGTTGCCAATGGGGATTGttctaattgttttgttttccgGGGAGTTGTCggaaaactgaaataaagttTCTTAGACATGGATCCAAAACGGTGTAGTGCCGCCTATTCCTAATCTAGAATTCAAACACAGCCCCAATTGCCGTTATGTGgaactatttttcattttggcaATCTGCATGGGTAGCATGGTacactacattttttaaaaaaacagaagcaaaaaaaaaacttttttaaaaaagtagaagCAAGAAAACTCTAAGTTTGGCATCACTTCAATACTCTGAGAATGTAATAGATATAGGTATAAAGTATTACAGGTGTATGTGTTATCTTTATCTTTAATATTTAAGAATTATACATGACGTTTTAAATCCACAGAGTGGCACTGATACCAAGTCTGGTAGAATTTTCTTGCTTCTCTGAAGTGTTTTATCCACGCAAATTGCCAGACGAACTCCATTTTCCatattagtgattttttttttagatctaCTATTGAAATACACATGGTGTTCAATTTGACATTTTATAAGCTTTCTGACAACCTATCTCTAACATAACCTCAACTAATAAATATTGAATTTTATATTAGAAAGTTTAACAAcattgagagacaaggtgggggagggaatatttTGTACTGGACCAATTTATATGtgagctccaaagcttgtctcttgacCATCAGaaggtccaataaaaatattcccTCATCTCTCTAACATCCTGCGACCAACCTAGGACACTAGTGCAAACATAAAATAACCATCACTTTAGATTCTCTGATTAACCCACTTTAATATTTTGCACGTGAATAATAACCGCTACTTAATCAGTTTAAGCAGTACTGAATGGGAAGCAGAAGCGATACACAAACATATTTATAAACTGTTCTTTCATTGATGTACTTTGGGGGGGAAAGCTGGTGTGCAGATAGCAATAATAACGAACATTCACACGCTCTTCAGCTGTTGTATTGGATGTCCCTGTTGCTTGTACCCATTGCTTATTTgcggattttaaaaacaaaacgcCGTAATAATGGTCCCAATCCTggttccattaaaattaatggcaaaGCGCCTATTGATTTCATAATAGGAATATTTTCTAGAGATACACGTTCATATTGCTAGTATAAAATTCATAATTTGGAAAGGTTTCTGAATCTGAGTGTATTTTCAGAGTTTCCCTCCTGGTAGGAATTGGAATGGGATAATTAATGTGGGTGTATGCCTCGAAAGTAAAATTAGACGGGAAAAGTTCCTCATAGTGTGAGGgatctaatttaaaataatctaaatTAAAATATCGGAATGCAGATCTGTCTGTTCTAGTACTGTTATAAATAAAAGCATTACTCTGTGATTTAGCATTGATCTATCACTTAGATCAGTACAGAAACCAATAAGTCAACTTGCCtattttgaatcctgttataagAGGGGTCTAATACCAATCACAAAAACCACACTAGTGTATCTAAGAATTTAATATGCTGAATACaacattttcccctcctccccccactgtgaTGATCTACACTATACTCTCCCGCTGCTTCATCTGCCCAGGGAGACTCTCTTGGTGGATAATAAGGAATATAAAGGTCCTTTACCCCATATTGTGAGGTTTTTATAATTTGGGGGTTTTAATCTAAAAACCAGACACCAGAATCCTCCCAGTCCAGTTATTTAAAATAACTGTACACAAACACCTCTCTAATGTTCGTGTGCATATATCTCCCTTCGATCTAATTGGAAGTAGTAGCTCTCCAGAGGTAAGCTATTAGCTTCATAAGAAGCTAATATTCTTCAGATCATTTGGTTCGCCCTAGAGGGCTTGATCCAATGTGTATTGGTATCCAGAGAAAGATTCCTATTAGTGTCAGTAGGTGTGGGATTACGGGCCCATAATCCCGTTACCAATGCTGAGCAAATGGAACAGCAAGGGTTTTCTGACTGTAACAGAGTACAGCTAAGGAAAGGCTGCCATCCAATAAACAACATCCTCTTATCTTGATGAGTAAAATATACTCCTTTTTTTAAGTAATAATTGAAAGCattcagcagcttgcaggatagGCTTCTTAAACAGTACGTACTACATAAAAACTTCCGAGGAAGCTATTTATGACTGTACTATGCATGTATTTATTGCTTATATAATGCATTTTAGCAGGGAAAATACTGATGGTTGCTCAGAGAGAGATCCGGCTCTAGATTTTAGAAAGTCAAGGGCTTCTAGCTGTAATGCAGGTTATTTAGCCTTTTTAAATGAAGGGCTTgattcaaaacccattgaaggGGGTGGGAGGCGGGGGAAACACTTTGAGTCACGCCCTAATGGGCACCCTTGCAACTGATGCTGCTTGTGTGACATTTTAAGGAATATATTGTAGCTGTGCTGGGAAATTATGTAGCATTATTGCTGCCTTCGTGAAGGGTTTAATGGGAATGGAATCAGGCTGCCTACACGACtatgggattctttccattgctGTTAACAGGGAATTAGATCAAGCTCATGGTCCTGCCTGCTTTCTGGAAAGGTACCCCATTCCGTTCGGTTATAAGGTGGATAAATCCCAGACAACACACTCACTGGAGGAAAAAGCAGGCATGCCCCCAAGAGTGCTaccagctgggggctgcaggcaggcaggATGCCTCCTCCATACAGTGCAACCTTACCGACCCTTTTACCGTGAAATCTTCTCTTGGAGCAACTTCACTGTAACTGGAAGAATAATCTGTTTGCTTGCTCGCTATAAAAGGAATCTGACTGTATGCAAGTTGAGTATCAAGCTGGTCCTCCAGAAGTGGGTTCTCTCTCTCTACACGCTTTACAGTTTGACTGGAACCAAGGAGAGCGGCTGTTTTCTACCACAGCCTGTGAACCGTCCATCCCAGGCAGCGCAGTCCCAGCGAGAGAACCACAAGGCTGCAGCTGTCTGGCGGATGGGTCACCGGTTGCCGTAGAAaaacctggggtgaaatcctggctccactgaagttaacaggaaaatttccattgacttcagcggggcaAGCATTTAATGAGGCCCCTGTGGCTGAGCTGTTAGCCCCGCAGACGGCTGGCCACACGCCCGTGCCCTATGCCTGGGGCGGAGCGGCACCCCTTGCAGGCTGGGCGCGGAGGTAGCTGACCACTTGCTGATGCCCGCTCTCGACAGCTAGGTCAATGGGGAGGCGGCCCCATGTGTCCCGCAGATCCAAGCGAGCCCCGCCTCGGTGCAGCGCCACAAGGGTGTCCAGGAAACCTTCTCGCGCCGCATCGTGCACTGGGAGGGAGCCGGTGCGCGGGTCCGGCCGGTTGGGATCCgctcctctctgcagcagcagctccgccACCTGGGTGTTTCCCATCATCATGACCTGGGAGGGAGAAGCCGTCAGTCAGCCTTGATCGATTTAGGGTTCGGTCTTGCTCTCTTAGCAAGAATCTCCTTTGGTCTAATGGGAATGTTATCTGAGTTAAGGTCAGAGTCTGAGCCGCATTACGCTCTCTAGgcgttactctagatttacaccggCGTAATGGAGACCAGAATCTGGTCGCTTGACTTTGGAATTACATCTGTGTTCCAAGGAGGTAAATCTTCAGGGTGATATCTGGACCCCGTAGATGTCCATGACAGAACTGCCATTAGCATCAGTAGGGCAGGCTTTCTAAGGTTTTGTATATTTAGCTACTTGCATACGGTGCATAGCTCTTGAACTACATAAATACATATTTCAAATGAGTATGTATTCTGATAATATTTTTCTGTAAACTTCATCTTAAACACTGAAAAAGGTAAACATTAAAAAGAGTTTACCCAGTGCAAATCAAGAGCATATGTACCAAATACAAGCCCCCTCGCTCAGTAGCGATGTTTTTTGACTGCACTCATTTTTATatttgataaaaaataaaactcGCCATCATATTTATCAAGTCAATTTACGCAGACATGACCTTCATTTACAAGTGGTGAATGAGAGATGAACAGTTCTTTGAAAAATTTCCTCTGTGCAGTGAACTAGGAAAATGTACTAGAAAACTAATTCATAATAAAATTAACTGACTAGAAGAAAAGACTTTCATTTGACAGATTTCCATTGTAAATTAATGCGCAAAGAAAGGGcggcagagctggaggggaagttttgtctttgttttaaatcatAAAAGGAAATCCAAAATAACTCTTGACCTGGGTTTAATATACTTGATTGATTCTGCAGCATACTTAAATATTAACTGTGTAAAATTTGTTCATGTGTATTCCGCTTCACATGTACAATCAAACAAGATGTAGAGTTACTTTAATATGCTTTAAATGATtagtaaaatatatttgaagTTTCACTATATTAAATGAGTCcaaatttcaat is part of the Eretmochelys imbricata isolate rEreImb1 chromosome 5, rEreImb1.hap1, whole genome shotgun sequence genome and harbors:
- the CDKN2B gene encoding cyclin-dependent kinase 4 inhibitor B, with protein sequence MQAGAVAAGGERDLLANAAAQGDGQRVRLLLEAGVNPNTVNAFGRTPIQVMMMGNTQVAELLLQRGADPNRPDPRTGSLPVHDAAREGFLDTLVALHRGGARLDLRDTWGRLPIDLAVESGHQQVVSYLRAQPARGAAPPQA